In one window of Rathayibacter caricis DSM 15933 DNA:
- a CDS encoding ABC transporter permease, with product MSLDTARETAPDREALVAVLVQGERPTPPGPLSTSLTFGWRALLKIKHVPEQLFDVTVFPIMFTLLFTFLFGGALAGSTVDYIQFLLPGILVQGVIMITMYTGTTLRTDLDRGVFDRFRSLPIWRPSALVGMLLGDAVRFTISAVITVCLGLLLGFRPGGGVVGVVLGVLLLLVFAFALGWIWTFLSLVLRTSGSVMGVSMLVITPITFGSNIFVDPATMPGWLQSFVEVNPVSHLVTAVRALMAGADPGAELVLTLVWAAGLVAVFGTLTMWRYRDAR from the coding sequence ATGAGTCTCGACACCGCCCGCGAGACCGCACCGGATCGCGAGGCTCTCGTCGCCGTCCTCGTGCAGGGCGAGCGGCCGACTCCGCCGGGGCCCCTCTCGACGTCCCTCACGTTCGGCTGGCGCGCGCTGCTGAAGATCAAGCACGTGCCGGAGCAGCTGTTCGACGTGACGGTGTTCCCGATCATGTTCACGCTGCTCTTCACCTTCCTCTTCGGCGGGGCGCTGGCCGGCAGCACGGTCGACTACATCCAGTTCCTGCTGCCCGGGATCCTGGTGCAGGGCGTGATCATGATCACGATGTACACGGGCACGACGCTGCGGACCGATCTGGATCGCGGGGTCTTCGACCGCTTCCGGTCGCTGCCGATCTGGCGTCCCTCCGCGCTCGTCGGCATGCTGCTCGGCGACGCGGTGCGCTTCACCATCTCGGCGGTGATCACCGTCTGCCTCGGCCTCCTGCTGGGCTTCCGACCGGGCGGAGGAGTGGTCGGCGTCGTGCTCGGGGTGCTCCTGCTGCTCGTCTTCGCGTTCGCGCTCGGCTGGATCTGGACGTTCCTCAGCCTGGTGCTGCGCACCTCCGGCTCGGTGATGGGCGTGAGCATGCTCGTCATCACGCCGATCACCTTCGGCAGCAACATCTTCGTCGACCCCGCCACGATGCCGGGCTGGCTGCAGTCCTTCGTCGAGGTCAATCCGGTCTCGCACCTGGTCACCGCCGTGCGGGCGCTGATGGCGGGAGCGGACCCTGGTGCGGAGCTCGTGCTGACGCTCGTGTGGGCGGCGGGGCTCGTCGCGGTGTTCGGGACGCTGACGATGTGGCGGTACCGCGACGCGCGGTAG
- a CDS encoding PP2C family protein-serine/threonine phosphatase: MTPLDVDLPQGVLHLSVTSSTDVGNVRRVNEDALLADELLLAVADGMGGHARGDLASATAVDALRANTPAVIGQVDAVFDLVEAANAAVRGLDVGGALCGTTLTGLTLVRPDGAGPARWALFNVGDSRAYRWDGSDLEQLTVDHSAVQELVSAGLLTRELAETHPDRNIVTRALGADDEVETDVWTLPVLPRSSYLLCSDGLTKELSDAEIAALFARRDAGAIGAPDLAAALVRAAIEAGGRDNVTVVVIDAVLEQRR, translated from the coding sequence ATGACCCCCCTGGACGTCGACCTGCCCCAGGGCGTGCTTCACCTGAGCGTGACCAGCAGCACCGACGTGGGGAACGTGCGGCGCGTCAACGAGGACGCGCTGCTGGCCGACGAGCTGCTCCTGGCCGTCGCGGACGGCATGGGCGGTCACGCGCGCGGCGACCTCGCCAGCGCCACCGCCGTCGACGCCCTGCGGGCGAACACCCCCGCGGTCATCGGTCAGGTGGACGCCGTCTTCGATCTCGTCGAGGCCGCGAACGCCGCGGTCCGCGGGCTCGACGTCGGAGGAGCGCTCTGCGGGACCACCCTCACCGGGCTCACCCTGGTGCGGCCCGACGGGGCGGGGCCCGCGCGCTGGGCGCTGTTCAACGTCGGCGACTCCCGCGCGTACCGCTGGGACGGGTCCGACCTCGAGCAGCTCACCGTCGACCACTCCGCCGTGCAGGAGCTCGTCTCGGCGGGCCTGCTCACCCGGGAGCTCGCGGAGACGCATCCGGACCGCAACATCGTCACCCGCGCGCTCGGCGCCGACGACGAGGTCGAGACGGACGTGTGGACCCTGCCGGTCCTCCCGCGCTCGAGCTACCTGCTCTGCTCCGACGGTCTGACGAAGGAGCTCTCGGACGCCGAGATCGCCGCTCTGTTCGCGCGCCGGGACGCGGGCGCGATCGGCGCTCCCGACCTCGCCGCGGCCCTCGTCCGCGCCGCGATCGAGGCGGGCGGGCGCGACAACGTGACCGTGGTCGTGATCGACGCGGTCCTCGAGCAGCGGCGCTGA
- the murA gene encoding UDP-N-acetylglucosamine 1-carboxyvinyltransferase produces the protein MTERITINGGRPLKGRIELKGAKNLVTKAMVAALLGETASTLRDVPDISDVRVVKGLLEVHGVKVQQGPEVGELILDPSNVESAHFADIDAHAGSSRIPILFCGPLLHRLGEAFIPDLGGCRIGDRPIDYHLEVLRNFGAIVEKLPSGIRMSAPEGLHGAKVALPYPSVGATEQVLLTAVRASGITELSGAAIEPEIMDLINILQKMGAIISVDTDRVIRIEGVDRLEGYTHRALFDRNEAASWAAAALATDGDIFVGGARQQEMTTFLNVFRKVGGAFEIAEDGIRFYHPGGELKPVIIETDVHPGFMTDWQQPLVVALTKAKGVSIVHETVYEQRFGFVDALVEMGATIQIHRECLGGQACRFGQRNFMHSAVISGPSKLHGADIVVPDLRGGFSHLIAALSAEGTSTVSNVGIISRGYENFLTKLELLGADFSLDA, from the coding sequence ATGACCGAGCGGATCACGATCAACGGCGGTCGCCCGCTGAAGGGCCGCATCGAGCTGAAGGGCGCGAAGAACCTCGTCACCAAGGCCATGGTCGCGGCGCTGCTCGGCGAGACCGCCTCGACGCTGCGCGACGTCCCGGACATCAGCGACGTCCGCGTCGTGAAGGGCCTCCTCGAGGTGCACGGAGTGAAGGTGCAGCAGGGCCCCGAGGTGGGCGAGCTGATCCTCGACCCCTCGAACGTCGAGTCGGCGCACTTCGCCGACATCGACGCGCACGCCGGCTCCAGCCGCATCCCGATCCTCTTCTGCGGACCGCTCCTGCACCGCCTGGGCGAGGCGTTCATCCCCGACCTCGGCGGCTGCCGGATCGGCGACCGTCCGATCGACTACCACCTCGAGGTGCTGCGCAACTTCGGCGCCATCGTCGAGAAGCTGCCCTCCGGCATCCGGATGTCGGCCCCCGAGGGCCTGCACGGCGCCAAGGTCGCGCTGCCCTACCCCAGCGTCGGCGCCACCGAGCAGGTGCTGCTGACCGCGGTGCGCGCCTCGGGCATCACCGAGCTGTCGGGTGCGGCCATCGAGCCCGAGATCATGGATCTCATCAACATCCTGCAGAAGATGGGCGCCATCATCTCGGTCGACACCGACCGCGTGATCCGCATCGAGGGCGTGGACCGCCTCGAGGGCTACACCCACCGCGCCCTGTTCGACCGCAACGAGGCCGCCTCCTGGGCGGCCGCGGCCCTCGCGACCGACGGCGACATCTTCGTCGGCGGCGCCCGCCAGCAGGAGATGACGACCTTCCTCAACGTCTTCCGCAAGGTCGGCGGCGCGTTCGAGATCGCCGAGGACGGCATCCGCTTCTACCACCCCGGTGGCGAGCTGAAGCCGGTCATCATCGAGACCGACGTGCACCCCGGCTTCATGACCGACTGGCAGCAGCCGCTCGTCGTGGCGCTCACCAAGGCGAAGGGCGTGTCGATCGTCCACGAGACCGTCTACGAGCAGCGCTTCGGCTTCGTCGACGCCCTGGTCGAGATGGGTGCGACCATCCAGATCCACCGCGAGTGCCTCGGCGGGCAGGCGTGCCGCTTCGGCCAGCGCAACTTCATGCACTCGGCCGTCATCTCCGGTCCGTCGAAGCTGCACGGCGCGGACATCGTGGTGCCGGATCTGCGCGGTGGGTTCTCGCACCTGATCGCGGCGCTCTCGGCCGAGGGCACCTCGACGGTCTCGAACGTGGGCATCATCAGCCGCGGCTACGAGAACTTCCTGACGAAGCTCGAACTGCTCGGCGCCGACTTCTCGCTCGACGCGTAG
- the leuC gene encoding 3-isopropylmalate dehydratase large subunit has protein sequence MNDSSIESGTARPRTLAEKVWDDHLVAKGEDGTPDLIYIDLHLVHEVTSPQAFDGLRLAGRPVRRPDLTIATEDHNTPTLAIDKPIADLTSRTQIHTLRRNAEEFGVRLHSLGDIEQGIVHVVGPQLGLTMPGITVVCGDSHTSTHGAFGAMAFGIGTSEVEHVMATQTLPLKPFKTMAITVEGELKEGVTAKDIILAVIAKIGTGGGQGYVLEYRGSAIRALSMEGRMTICNMSIEAGARAGMVAPDETTFAYLKGRPHAPAGQDWDDAVAYWRTLPSDEGASYDAEVVLDADALEPFVTWGTNPGQGVSLSQSVPDPEAIADPNERSNARRALEYMDLEAGTPMKEIPVDAVFMGSCTNSRIEDLRAFASVIKGRTKAPGVRVMVVPGSARVRIEAEAEGLDRVFTDFGAEWRFAGCSMCLGMNPDQLAPGERCASTSNRNFEGRQGKGGRTHLVSPLVAAATAVRGTLSSPSDLEPARELVEA, from the coding sequence ATGAACGACAGCTCCATCGAGTCCGGGACCGCCCGACCGCGCACCCTCGCCGAGAAGGTCTGGGACGACCACCTCGTCGCCAAGGGCGAGGACGGCACCCCCGACCTCATCTACATCGACCTGCACCTCGTGCACGAGGTCACCAGCCCGCAGGCCTTCGACGGACTCCGCCTGGCCGGCCGCCCCGTGCGCCGCCCCGATCTGACGATCGCGACCGAGGACCACAACACCCCGACCCTCGCCATCGACAAGCCGATCGCCGATCTGACGAGCCGCACCCAGATCCATACGCTGCGCCGCAACGCCGAGGAGTTCGGCGTCCGCCTGCACTCGCTCGGCGACATCGAGCAGGGCATCGTGCACGTCGTCGGCCCGCAGCTCGGGCTGACGATGCCCGGCATCACCGTCGTCTGCGGCGACTCGCACACCTCGACGCACGGCGCGTTCGGCGCGATGGCGTTCGGCATCGGTACCAGCGAGGTCGAGCACGTCATGGCCACGCAGACCCTGCCGCTGAAGCCGTTCAAGACGATGGCGATCACCGTCGAGGGCGAGCTGAAGGAGGGGGTGACGGCGAAGGACATCATCCTGGCCGTCATCGCGAAGATCGGCACCGGAGGCGGTCAGGGCTACGTCCTCGAGTACCGCGGCTCCGCCATCCGCGCGCTCTCGATGGAGGGCCGGATGACGATCTGCAACATGTCGATCGAGGCCGGCGCCCGCGCGGGCATGGTCGCCCCCGACGAGACGACCTTCGCCTATCTGAAGGGCCGCCCCCACGCCCCCGCGGGTCAGGACTGGGACGACGCGGTCGCCTACTGGCGCACGCTGCCCAGCGACGAGGGCGCCTCCTACGACGCCGAGGTCGTGCTGGACGCCGACGCGCTCGAGCCCTTCGTGACCTGGGGCACGAACCCCGGCCAGGGAGTGTCGCTGTCGCAGTCCGTCCCGGACCCGGAGGCCATCGCCGACCCGAACGAGCGCTCCAACGCCCGTCGCGCGCTGGAGTACATGGACCTGGAGGCCGGCACCCCGATGAAGGAGATCCCGGTGGACGCGGTCTTCATGGGCTCCTGCACCAACTCCCGCATCGAGGACCTGCGCGCCTTCGCCTCCGTCATCAAGGGCCGGACCAAGGCGCCGGGCGTGCGCGTCATGGTGGTGCCCGGCTCCGCCCGCGTGCGGATCGAGGCCGAGGCCGAGGGCCTGGACCGCGTGTTCACCGACTTCGGCGCGGAGTGGCGGTTCGCCGGCTGCTCGATGTGCCTGGGCATGAACCCGGATCAGCTCGCCCCGGGGGAGCGCTGCGCCTCGACGTCGAACCGCAACTTCGAGGGCCGCCAGGGCAAGGGCGGACGGACGCACCTCGTGTCCCCGCTCGTCGCCGCCGCGACCGCCGTGCGCGGCACCCTCTCCAGTCCCTCCGATCTGGAGCCCGCTCGAGAACTGGTGGAGGCCTGA
- a CDS encoding 8-oxo-dGTP diphosphatase, which translates to MTPLPEVCVVYVLRESDGTVEVLLGEKRRGLGRGRVVAPGGKLEPGESPVEAAVRELAEEVGLHAEPGDLVAHGILDYSFPHRPAWSQRSHVFLCRRWRGEVTESADLAAEFVPLHSVPYERMWDDARWWLPGVLLRGEHARFRFEFGEDLATVRATDVPGYTSAG; encoded by the coding sequence GTGACTCCACTGCCCGAGGTGTGCGTGGTCTACGTGCTGCGCGAGAGCGACGGAACCGTCGAGGTGCTGCTCGGCGAGAAGCGCCGCGGTCTGGGACGGGGCCGGGTCGTCGCTCCGGGCGGGAAGCTCGAGCCGGGGGAGTCGCCGGTCGAGGCCGCCGTGCGCGAGCTCGCCGAGGAGGTCGGGCTGCACGCCGAACCGGGCGATCTCGTCGCGCACGGGATCCTCGACTACTCGTTCCCGCACCGGCCCGCATGGAGCCAGCGTTCGCACGTCTTCCTCTGCCGCCGCTGGCGGGGCGAGGTGACGGAGTCGGCCGACCTCGCCGCCGAGTTCGTCCCGCTGCACTCCGTCCCCTACGAGCGGATGTGGGACGACGCGCGCTGGTGGCTCCCGGGCGTGCTGCTCCGGGGCGAGCACGCGCGCTTCCGCTTCGAGTTCGGTGAGGACCTCGCGACCGTCCGCGCCACCGACGTCCCCGGGTACACCTCCGCGGGCTGA
- a CDS encoding glycoside hydrolase family 26 protein: protein MPIRPHSRPRLLTAIAALGVVLSALLAAPAAAAAPTPPSITLSPASGPVGTTVVVTGAAFPKKTSGSLTVLGTSVRITTNGSGVFQAPIAIPSAPAGPTTITARAGTASSTAVFTVTAPPAAPVISSARLRFGVTTPGGASANAELDAVATLAGESPSIVVSYQDFGQPAPLADLRSVAARGATSLITWEPWRWGGGVDQPAYSSARILAGDHDAYLTSWARDLAAWGSPVLLRYAHEMNGDWYPWSDGVNGNAPGSYAAAWNHVHGIFQAQGATNVQWVWSPNVPYSGSVPLDTLYPGSASVDVLALDGYNWGTATTWSSWTTAGALFAEGLDQVRSLSPGTPIIIGETASAEAGGSKAAWISDLVGYLNVQPDVVGLVWFHHDKEVDWRIDSSPSSAAAFAGALAARRA, encoded by the coding sequence ATGCCGATCCGCCCGCACTCCCGACCCCGACTCCTGACCGCGATCGCCGCGCTCGGAGTGGTCCTCTCCGCACTGCTCGCCGCTCCTGCGGCGGCCGCGGCGCCGACTCCGCCGTCGATCACCCTCTCCCCCGCGTCCGGTCCGGTCGGGACGACCGTCGTCGTCACCGGCGCGGCCTTCCCGAAGAAGACGAGCGGATCCCTGACGGTGCTCGGCACGTCCGTCCGGATCACGACGAACGGCTCCGGAGTCTTCCAGGCGCCGATCGCGATCCCGAGCGCGCCGGCGGGCCCGACCACGATCACGGCTCGCGCCGGCACCGCCTCGTCGACGGCGGTCTTCACCGTCACCGCCCCTCCTGCGGCACCCGTCATCAGCAGCGCCCGGCTCCGCTTCGGGGTCACCACCCCCGGTGGCGCCTCGGCGAACGCCGAGCTCGACGCCGTGGCGACGCTGGCGGGCGAGAGTCCGTCGATCGTCGTCTCGTACCAGGACTTCGGGCAGCCGGCTCCGCTCGCCGATCTGCGCAGCGTCGCCGCCCGCGGGGCGACGAGCCTGATCACCTGGGAGCCCTGGCGCTGGGGCGGCGGTGTCGACCAGCCCGCGTACTCCTCCGCCCGCATCCTCGCCGGCGACCACGACGCCTACCTCACGAGCTGGGCGCGGGACCTCGCCGCCTGGGGCTCGCCCGTCCTGCTCCGCTACGCGCACGAGATGAACGGCGACTGGTATCCCTGGTCGGACGGAGTGAACGGGAACGCTCCGGGCTCCTACGCGGCCGCCTGGAACCACGTGCACGGGATCTTCCAGGCGCAGGGCGCGACGAACGTGCAGTGGGTGTGGAGCCCGAACGTGCCCTACTCCGGCTCGGTGCCGCTCGACACGCTCTACCCGGGTTCCGCCTCCGTCGATGTCCTCGCACTCGACGGCTACAACTGGGGCACGGCGACGACCTGGAGCTCCTGGACCACCGCCGGCGCGCTCTTCGCCGAGGGACTGGATCAGGTGCGGTCGCTGTCCCCCGGCACCCCGATCATCATCGGCGAGACGGCGTCCGCCGAGGCCGGCGGTTCCAAGGCCGCGTGGATCAGCGACCTGGTCGGGTACCTGAACGTCCAGCCGGACGTCGTCGGCCTGGTCTGGTTCCACCACGACAAGGAGGTGGACTGGCGGATCGACAGCTCGCCCTCCTCCGCCGCCGCGTTCGCCGGCGCCCTGGCCGCCCGCCGGGCGTGA
- a CDS encoding MBL fold metallo-hydrolase produces the protein MRLTKLEHAAVLVEEAGSRLVIDPGAFTRPVEGTAETVAVVLTHEHPDHWTPEQLERLRSANPSIRFFGPAGVAAAAEGFAIETVSDGDRVEVGPFELRFFGSRHAVIHSSIPVIDNVAVLVNGRFYYAGDSFTRPDGVDVEILAAPSGAPWMKIAESMDHVLALSPRHAFATHEGVLSEAGRGMGHDRLGWATREGGGEYHALEPGDVLEV, from the coding sequence ATGCGACTGACCAAGCTCGAGCACGCCGCCGTCCTCGTCGAGGAGGCGGGATCCCGCCTCGTGATCGACCCCGGAGCCTTCACCCGCCCCGTGGAGGGCACCGCCGAGACCGTGGCCGTGGTCCTCACCCACGAGCACCCCGACCACTGGACGCCCGAGCAGCTCGAGCGCCTGCGTTCGGCGAACCCGTCGATCCGCTTCTTCGGACCGGCGGGGGTCGCTGCGGCCGCCGAGGGCTTCGCCATCGAGACCGTCTCGGACGGCGACCGCGTCGAGGTCGGACCGTTCGAGCTGCGGTTCTTCGGCTCGCGGCACGCGGTCATCCACAGCTCCATCCCCGTGATCGACAACGTCGCGGTGCTGGTGAACGGGCGCTTCTACTACGCGGGCGACTCCTTCACCCGGCCCGACGGCGTCGACGTGGAGATCCTGGCCGCCCCCTCCGGCGCTCCCTGGATGAAGATCGCCGAGTCGATGGACCACGTGCTGGCCCTCTCTCCGCGGCACGCCTTCGCGACGCACGAGGGAGTGCTGTCCGAGGCCGGCCGGGGCATGGGCCACGACCGCCTCGGCTGGGCGACCCGCGAGGGCGGCGGGGAGTACCACGCGCTCGAACCCGGCGACGTCCTCGAAGTCTGA
- the leuD gene encoding 3-isopropylmalate dehydratase small subunit, which translates to MDKFETVTGIAAPLKRSNVDTDQIIPAVFLKRVTKTGFEDALFHGWRQEEDFVLNRPAFQGAQILVAGPDFGTGSSREHAVWALRDFGFRVILSSRFGDIFRGNSGKQGLLAAAVAEEAIERLWELIDAQPGIELTVDLVARTVTAGGESFPFEVDDYTRWRLIEGLDDIGLTLRDEARISEFETRRESWRPKTLPVK; encoded by the coding sequence ATGGACAAGTTCGAGACCGTCACCGGCATCGCCGCGCCGCTGAAGCGCAGCAACGTCGACACCGACCAGATCATCCCGGCGGTGTTCCTCAAGCGCGTCACCAAGACCGGTTTCGAGGACGCGCTGTTCCACGGCTGGCGCCAGGAGGAGGACTTCGTCCTCAACCGGCCGGCGTTCCAGGGGGCGCAGATCCTCGTCGCGGGTCCCGACTTCGGCACCGGCTCCAGTCGCGAGCACGCGGTCTGGGCGCTGCGCGACTTCGGCTTCCGCGTCATCCTGTCCTCCCGCTTCGGCGACATCTTCCGGGGCAACTCCGGCAAGCAGGGGCTGCTCGCCGCGGCGGTCGCCGAGGAGGCGATCGAGCGCCTCTGGGAGCTCATCGACGCGCAGCCGGGAATAGAACTGACCGTCGATCTGGTTGCGCGTACGGTCACCGCCGGTGGCGAGTCCTTCCCCTTCGAGGTCGACGACTACACTCGTTGGCGCCTGATCGAGGGGTTGGACGACATCGGTCTGACTCTGCGCGACGAAGCGCGCATCTCCGAATTCGAGACCCGCCGCGAGAGCTGGCGGCCCAAGACATTGCCGGTGAAATAG
- a CDS encoding ATP-binding cassette domain-containing protein, whose product MDDPAVSTEGLVKTFGTTRAIDGVDLEIPRGGVHGFLGPNGAGKTTTIRVLATLLRPDAGRALVLGHDVVTEAKEVRRKVSLTGQFASVDEDLTGRENLRLIGRLFGYTGSRASRRADDLLDAFHLGEAADRQVKKFSGGMRRRIDIAASIVVTPELLFLDEPTTGLDPRSRNEVWDIVRAMVASGTTVLLTTQYLDEADRLADRISVIDTGRVIAEGTPGELKASVGSGSLHVRVLDPASRGEARRLLEAVLGVEVREEADPAALAARVDGSARDVTRALTALEGAGIELAQFSLGQPSLDEVFLALTGRPQTTGTEVAA is encoded by the coding sequence ATGGACGATCCGGCCGTCTCCACTGAAGGGCTGGTCAAGACGTTCGGCACGACCCGAGCGATCGACGGCGTCGATCTCGAGATCCCGCGCGGCGGGGTGCACGGCTTCCTCGGCCCGAACGGTGCCGGCAAGACGACGACCATCCGCGTCCTCGCGACACTCCTGCGGCCGGACGCCGGACGCGCACTGGTGCTGGGGCACGACGTCGTCACCGAGGCGAAGGAGGTGCGGCGGAAGGTCAGCCTCACGGGTCAGTTCGCCTCGGTCGACGAGGACCTCACCGGCCGCGAGAACCTCCGGCTGATCGGGCGGCTCTTCGGCTACACCGGCTCGCGCGCGTCGCGACGGGCCGACGACCTGCTCGACGCGTTCCACCTGGGCGAAGCGGCCGACCGGCAGGTGAAGAAGTTCTCGGGCGGGATGCGGCGCCGGATCGACATCGCGGCGAGCATCGTGGTCACTCCCGAGCTGCTGTTCCTCGACGAGCCGACGACCGGGCTGGACCCGCGCAGCCGCAACGAGGTGTGGGACATCGTCCGGGCGATGGTCGCGAGCGGCACGACGGTGCTCCTGACGACCCAGTACCTCGACGAGGCCGACCGGCTCGCCGACCGCATCAGCGTCATCGACACCGGCCGGGTGATCGCCGAGGGCACGCCGGGGGAGCTGAAGGCGTCGGTCGGATCCGGGTCGCTGCACGTCCGCGTGCTCGATCCCGCGTCCCGGGGAGAGGCGCGGCGGCTCCTCGAGGCGGTGCTCGGAGTCGAGGTGCGGGAGGAGGCCGATCCGGCGGCCCTCGCGGCGCGAGTGGACGGCTCCGCCCGCGACGTCACCCGCGCCCTGACCGCGCTGGAGGGCGCCGGCATCGAGCTCGCCCAGTTCTCGCTCGGCCAGCCCTCCCTCGACGAGGTGTTCCTCGCGCTGACCGGCAGGCCGCAGACCACGGGCACGGAGGTGGCCGCATGA
- a CDS encoding lysophospholipid acyltransferase family protein, whose translation MTASVDLRVRDGHKVPSTGAFVFAPNHYSEIDPIITGWTLWKLGRAPRFLAKASLFKVPVLGALLRASGQIPVERAGTVRGNEPLKAAKALVDEQRSVIIYPEGSLTRDPELWPMRGKTGAVRMALQYDLPVIPAAHWGTQQLMGRYSKKLTLFRRKRVDILIGDPVDLSAFRGRSLDAVTLNEASAVVMAAITALLEELRGETAPATRWNPSEHNQKGTGRFESEQ comes from the coding sequence ATGACCGCCTCCGTCGACCTCCGCGTCCGCGACGGCCACAAGGTCCCGAGCACCGGCGCCTTCGTCTTCGCGCCGAATCACTACAGCGAGATCGACCCGATCATCACCGGGTGGACGCTCTGGAAGCTGGGGCGCGCGCCGCGGTTCCTCGCGAAGGCGTCGCTGTTCAAGGTCCCCGTCCTCGGGGCGCTCCTGCGGGCGTCGGGGCAGATCCCGGTCGAGCGCGCCGGGACCGTCCGCGGGAACGAGCCGCTCAAGGCGGCGAAGGCGCTCGTCGACGAGCAGCGCTCGGTGATCATCTACCCCGAGGGCTCGCTCACCCGTGACCCCGAGCTCTGGCCGATGCGCGGCAAGACCGGGGCGGTGCGCATGGCGCTGCAGTACGACCTGCCCGTGATCCCCGCGGCGCACTGGGGCACGCAGCAGCTGATGGGCCGCTACTCCAAGAAGCTCACGCTCTTCCGGCGCAAGCGCGTCGACATCCTGATCGGCGATCCCGTCGACCTGTCGGCGTTCCGCGGGCGCAGCCTCGACGCCGTCACGCTGAACGAGGCGTCGGCGGTCGTCATGGCCGCGATCACCGCATTGCTCGAGGAGCTGCGCGGCGAGACCGCGCCGGCCACCCGGTGGAACCCGTCCGAGCACAACCAGAAGGGGACGGGACGCTTTGAGTCCGAGCAGTAG
- a CDS encoding TerC family protein yields the protein MLDLPVWFVVGSFIGLTLILAADLLIVYKRPHVPSLKESSLWVAFYVSLALIFALLMLILGDGEHAGQFLAGWLTEYSLSIDNLFVFVIIMGRFAVPPKYQQEVLMVGIIIALILRGIFILLGAQLIESFSWIFYLFGAFLVYTAYNQAFGKEDEDEGTDNLLIRLLRRRVNISDSFDGSKIRTVIDGKKFFTPMLIVFLAIGSTDLLFALDSIPAIFGITQSPFIVFTANIFALMGLRQLYFLLGGLIDKLEYLKYGIAFILAFIGVKLVLHALHENELPFINGGEPVPVWDIDTWTSLAVIIVSMAVATLASLVKMRREHAHIEMHDGHPEVVADADATRPSDER from the coding sequence ATGCTCGATCTGCCCGTCTGGTTCGTCGTCGGCTCCTTCATCGGCCTGACGCTGATCCTGGCCGCCGACCTGCTGATCGTCTACAAGCGGCCGCACGTGCCGAGCCTGAAGGAGTCGAGCCTCTGGGTCGCCTTCTACGTCAGCCTCGCGCTGATCTTCGCCCTGCTGATGCTGATCCTGGGCGACGGCGAGCACGCGGGCCAGTTCCTCGCGGGCTGGCTGACCGAGTACAGCCTCTCGATCGACAACCTCTTCGTGTTCGTCATCATCATGGGGCGCTTCGCGGTACCGCCGAAGTACCAGCAGGAGGTGCTGATGGTGGGCATCATCATCGCGCTGATCCTGCGCGGCATCTTCATCCTGCTCGGCGCGCAGCTGATCGAGAGCTTCAGCTGGATCTTCTACCTCTTCGGCGCGTTCCTCGTCTACACGGCCTACAACCAGGCCTTCGGCAAGGAGGACGAGGACGAGGGCACGGACAACCTGCTCATCCGCCTGCTCCGCCGCCGCGTGAACATCTCGGACAGCTTCGACGGCTCGAAGATCCGCACCGTCATCGACGGCAAGAAGTTCTTCACGCCGATGCTGATCGTGTTCCTGGCGATCGGATCGACGGACCTGCTGTTCGCGCTCGACTCGATCCCCGCGATCTTCGGCATCACGCAGAGCCCGTTCATCGTCTTCACCGCGAACATCTTCGCCCTGATGGGCCTGCGCCAGCTCTACTTCCTGCTCGGCGGCCTGATCGACAAGCTCGAGTACCTCAAGTACGGCATCGCGTTCATCCTCGCCTTCATCGGCGTGAAGCTCGTGCTGCACGCCCTGCACGAGAACGAGCTCCCCTTCATCAACGGCGGCGAGCCCGTGCCGGTGTGGGACATCGACACCTGGACGTCCCTCGCCGTGATCATCGTGAGCATGGCGGTCGCGACGCTGGCGAGCCTCGTCAAGATGCGGCGCGAGCACGCGCACATCGAGATGCACGACGGGCACCCCGAGGTCGTCGCGGACGCCGACGCGACGCGTCCCTCCGACGAGAGGTGA